The proteins below come from a single Zea mays cultivar B73 chromosome 8, Zm-B73-REFERENCE-NAM-5.0, whole genome shotgun sequence genomic window:
- the LOC103636189 gene encoding transcription factor MYB4, with protein MGRAPCCDKTSVKRGPWSPEEDDLLRSYVQNHGTGGNWIALPHKAGLNRCGKSCRLRWLNYLRPDIKHGGYTEQEDRIICSLYNCIGSRWSIIASKLPGRTDNDVKNYWNTKLKKKAVAMQEQQKEKEEEEEYYQQQQQHTSGGRGAAPRSQQCASMQPSPASASSAVTTASPSDACSFGAMYPSPTTLQAPVHARYDVTAPVPPVPQQQASSSSLAEFSPAPAPAPAATPPAASIIGGTCTWAGGPLLDDMFLPELLGDVSEFPPGDFFGTGGLAPLLQDRAAAASLQELSAFYFPNAQAEMWAAADHHVHANNKPAAGLCHSLT; from the exons ATGGGTCGGGCGCCGTGCTGCGACAAGACGAGTGTGAAGCGGGGGCCGTGGTCGCCcgaggaggacgacctgctgcGGAGCTACGTCCAGAACCACGGCACCGGCGGCAACTGGATCGCGCTCCCGCACAAAGCAG GGCTGAACCGGTGCGGCAAGAGCTGCCGGCTGCGGTGGCTCAACTACCTGCGCCCGGACATCAAGCACGGCGGCTACACGGAGCAGGAGGACCGGATCATCTGCTCCCTCTACAACTGCATCGGGAGCAGGTGGTCCATCATCGCGTCCAAGCTGCCGGGGCGGACGGACAACGACGTCAAGAACTACTGGAACACCAAGCTCAAGAAGAAGGCAGTCGCCATGCAGGAGCAGCAgaaggagaaggaggaggaggaggagtactaccagcagcagcagcagcacaccTCAGGCGGCCGCGGCGCCGCTCCCCGGAGCCAGCAATGCGCCTCCATGCAGCCCTCGCCCGCGTCCGCCTCGTCCGCGGTCACCACCGCGAGCCCCAGCGACGCGTGCAGCTTCGGGGCCATGTACCCCTCCCCGACGACGCTGCAGGCTCCGGTGCACGCGCGCTACGACGTCACGGCGCCAGTGCCGCCGGTGCCGCAACAGCAAGCGTCGTCGTCTTCGCTCGCCGAGTTCTCCcccgcgccggcgccggcgccggcggcgaCACCACCCGCCGCCTCCATCATCGGCGGCACCTGCACCTGGGCCGGCGGGCCGCTACTCGACGACATGTTCCTGCCCGAGCTCCTCGGGGACGTCAGCGAGTTCCCGCCTGGCGACTTCTTCGGCACCGGCGGGTTGGCCCCGCTGCTGCAGGacagggcggcggcggcgtcccTCCAGGAGCTCTCCGCGTTCTACTTTCCCAACGCGCAGGCCGAGATGTGGGCTGCAGCGGATCATCACGTTCATGCCAATAACAAGCCTGCGGCCGGACTCTGCCACAGCCTGACATGA